The Leptospira bourretii region TTGTTTGTATCTTATTTTTATCCACCCAAATGGTCTGGGCCGGCGGAAGCAAAAAAAAAGAAGAAACAACTGCTCTAAGAAAACAAATTTATAACTTACACAAAGTAGATGATGAAACAACCTCCATTCCTTATTTAGAAAGGTATTTGGATTTAAGCCAAAACGAGCTGTATTTTAAATTACTTTATGCAAAAGCACTATTGTATAGAAACGATTTGTCTGTGCCGAGACCGGATGAACCGGCAGAAGATCGAATCAATAAAGCAAAACTCATTCAAAAAAACTATAACCTTTCCTCTAAACTTTTCCAAGAAAATGTTTTACATCTGGAAAAAGTGAGGCCTAGGGATCCAAACCTTGGTCGGTGGTATTATCTTTGGGCTTTTAGTGAATGGTTTTCAGATAACAAAGAAAAGTCGATTAAACTATTTCAAAAGGCAGTGAAGTTGGACTACCGTTTGACCGAATCATATTATAATATTGCATCTCTGTACGAATCTCTTGGTCAGTGGCAGGATGCCAGTTTGTATTGGCGTAAGTTTGAGAAGGCCGAAAAAGAATTGGAAGAAGAAGATTAATGGCAAAAATTGATAAACGATTTCAGATCCTACTTTCCGAAGATGAACAAATTTTATTAAAAAATGAAGCTTCCAGAAGAGGGATTTCCCAGGGAGAACTCATTCGGATGGCTTTAAAAAATGAAATTATCCAAAAATCGGAACTTGTGAGAAGAAAGGCACTTGTCGCCTTAACGGAGTTACTGGATTGAAGGTTTATCTTACTTCTTCTTTGTTGTTAACACTGTTACGTTCTTCT contains the following coding sequences:
- a CDS encoding CopG family transcriptional regulator is translated as MAKIDKRFQILLSEDEQILLKNEASRRGISQGELIRMALKNEIIQKSELVRRKALVALTELLD